The segment GTACTAATtatatatttcttcttctttttcaatTTGCAGCTTTGGAAATAGTATTATACtgcaaaaaaatgcatcattgttttCCAGTCAAATACACGGCATCCTTAAAATAATTTACTTGACAAGCAAAACTGTACAAGTCTGAATGAGGTCAGAAGCTCCAATAAGCAACAAGCCACCGTGGCGTCACTCACTTTGCACGCTCTCGTTTAGAAACCCCAGTGTGCATGCTGAAGATGAACAGCATTTTCATgccgttttgttttttttgaaagtacattttaaaatatgctaaAACATAAGGTTATCAGTTTTTAAACATGGAGCAGCTGCTGTCAAGTTGGCAACATGATTGACAGGTGTCAGTGCTGAAGTGTTTAGAAAGCATATCGAATCGTATTGTTTTTATATCAAGTGTCATTTTACCATTGACTATGTATGTTCTTTTATTTCTAGTATTGACATTATTTGCTGTGTCATGAGTGGTCTgaataaaattgtgtgtgtgtttgtgtgtgtgtatggttttcaggatgtttagatatttgtactggaaaacaagtggGTTTTTGCAGTGCATAAGAGCTTGAATGTGTCACACACATGGGTAAAGGGGGATATACACACACTCCTGCACCATCCTGGACACGGATCATACATCATGTTGTGGATAGCAGCGTCTTACTGTTAAATGGTGGGTAAGTGGGTAATTTCCGGCGATGAGTGAAGAGATGCAACTGTTTGAGtctgtgagggttgtgtgtgtgtgtgtagatcgaTCCGAAATTACAGTAACGTCTGATTATCATGTCATTCGTCCTGTCCGCACAGGTATGCATTAGTCCTCGTCCCCGTCTTCCTCGTGCAGGCCCTCCGGTAGCATCTCGCGCGCCCTCCGCTCTCGGCTCCGCTCCTGGATCTTCTTCATCTCGTCCGCGTACTTGCTGAAGGTCGTGCCGAATTTGGACCAGACTTTGCAGGGCACCGTGATGGAGTTGCGGTAGGTGGGCTTCACCTCGCTGACCCGCATGAAGACGCCGTACTTGTTGGAGCCCACGTCGAAGAAGAAGCGCTTGTTGTCCACGGTCAGCGACGTGCCCTCGGGAAGCTCCGCCGGGTCCTCGTCCACGCCGAAGTCGTCGATGAGTTTGGCCAACGCGTCGCGGAACTCGATGAGTCCCTGAGCAGGTAGAGCGATGGTCTGGCCTTGCGAGGGTCCAGGGCCGGGCCCGCGATTGACGGTCTGCCGGATCCGGAGAAACCGCCCCCTCTGGTTCTCCTTCAGATCCATGTAGTACTTCCGATTCTCCCGCACCAGGAACTCGCTCTTAAGCGCCCTCCGGGGCTCATCCTGCACCGTGTCAGGGTTGCTGGGGCCCAGCTGGGCGTAGTGCTCGATGAAGTCTCCTAGATAGTCGCGAAACTCCACAGCGACGGACATGGAGAGAGTGAGGCGGCTCTTGTTTCCCCCGGCCCCGACCTCTGCTATCTTCAGAAAGCGGCCTTTGGCGTTCTGCTTCACGTCCAGATAAAAGCGTTTGTTCTGAATGTCCACCCGCTTCGAGGCGAGCTCCTCCGTGTCGTGCTGAAGCCGCGATGCAGCGCCCTGTTGCATCGGACCGGGGCCTGCGGCGAATCCACCGTGCTCACTTCCACTGTCTCTGTCCGCCATGATGCAGCCTCTCCGTCTCCCTCAGCCCTGCTGCAAAAGCGACTGGTGCTGAGCGACCGCGGAGCTCTCGCGAGATCTGCTGCCAGAGACGCTTAATAAAAGAGGAGACTACAACCTCCGCGTCCAGCGGTCAACGTGGATCAGGTAAGCAGCAAAGAACACAACCAAggaaaaaaacactaaacaaaatatttttagagGGTTACTACACATGACATTCCGAGCTAAAACGTATTATATTATTCTTATAACACCGCTGTATTGTTTTAAAAGCAATTGATTGTTTAGTTAGCCTATATATAGGATTCAAATGTAGCTATATCAACAtcttttttgaaaacaaaaatatttgtaattataataattactgtataatttacaaggaatgtaataaaataattaaaaacttatTATGAAATGGTCTATTTTCAAATAGTCACTACAAAACACAAGTTTTACGACATTCTGCAACCATTTGTTGATTCCGATGTATAAACCTAGCTGTCATAAAACTGCCTTCTCTTTTTTTGTAGGAGACTCCACTTGTGGTAGATTCATGTCGAAGTTTAGCTGCCCCATTTTTTTGTCAGGATGTTTCCACATATGTTTCCATTCAGATGTTTGTTCAACGTACTGAAGCATCAACCTCTCCACTAACATCCAGTCACACAGAATGTTCTTATACGCGTtgcgcatttatttatttatttatttaaaaaatttttagcTCATCTTGAAGTCTCCGTCTGGTGGGGGTCTCTATTTCTGCAGTCCGCGAGATTCTTTAGATCTGTAGtgtgttggtaaaagtcatatcaGCGTTATGATTGCGCACAAAGCAGTAAACTTCTTCATTAAGTCATTTGGATCTTTTTTGCCTATCTTTGGaaggtgtttatttatttattttttactttatgacTTTTTGTCTGTTTATCACCAGTTGTAGATTATTACTCTCATATTACTATGACTCGTgtacatttgttttataattgtatgtgtgtgaaagGGGAAAGTAGAAACGAAAACTAGAAAGAATAGGAACATCTTGGTTTATTGCTGTTAGATATTTTAACACATTCTCTTGCATTTATGTCATTACATTATTTGTGTGTAAGTATGCGTAATCGGCAAAAATACGctataaaattaattgtaaagtgACATGATCACAGACAAAATGCTAGGACTTAGTAATGGTAATGATATGGACTTATAGACGCAGATATCTATTTGCtgttcagcaccacggacagcgaCAGCGCCGCGCCCACCGTAGAGACTGTCAACAAGCTTTATTATGAGTGAGTGAATTAATTCTGAGGTTGCTgctcatatatgtgtgtgtgtgtgtgtgtgtgtgtgtgtgtgtgtgtgtgtgtgtgtgtttcttgctcctgcaaggtggttatgctgcatgttcaaatattaataatattcttgattaattattaatattaatattaaacaaatatgattaaattatttaaaaataaatacaattaaataaataatatcgatttatatcaatatatatattaaaagcattaataataataaaaaaattaaatactgcgaaaaattttgacatttttgacaataataatagaGTTCAAGATTATTTCAGTACTTTTTATTCAGGGATGACCTTCATTAAATCATTTTTCTGACGAAAATGGTAGGCCTGTAAACTTCTTTCAGAAATCCAAAGTGGATATAAAGATAACATTGAAAAACAAATTGCTGCCTGAGTTTTTAACTAGATTTTTATCATCTCGAATATTCTTAATCGTCACTGACCCAGTAAAACAAACGTGAAAACAATATCGTCCCGAGTCTGAAGCGAGACACACTGGGGTTGTGACTGCAGATGTCGCCCTAAAGCAGCCTCAGGACAGGACGGCAATGGCACATTCATTCTCTCGCGACGCGTTTACGCATGATGTAACCCCAATATTCAAGTTAAAACCCAGTCCAAAACCGTGCACAAAACAATCCTCAAGACTGTGGCGAATCATTCTGTTTGTTTAGTTTGACCTGTCATGACGGCGCAATGAGCGGTCCCCTCCACTCATTATAGATCCCTGGGTACATGGCAAATACCCGCAGGACCTGTTGCCGGGGTAACAGGGTAAATATGGCTGAAAGGATGGTCGGTGGTTCGCTGTGTATCTGTCTTCTTGGCGCTTGGAGGATCGCTTTTTGGGGCAAAATGGTGAATGTGACCTGAATGCGGATTGTTCTCGAGTAGAAATCACGGCAAACGCACTTTTCACAAGGCATTGACTGCATTCCATCTGCTTTTCGCAGCGTTAGTCATCGCGTCAGTGGTCTGCCGCGGTGGCCCGCCTGCCGTATCTCTATTAGTTGATGTCGCGCGGCGTATTTACACAGTTTACGCACATTTGCGCCTACAGACTGCCTGCTTTCGAGGGATCTGGAGACGGTTGGGATCTGCTAACGTAAAGCCGCGGAGCGGAGGGAGCGCGCTTGTTGCATCGCCCAGCCAAACATCAGCGCGTCGTTTGCGCGGCGGAGCGCGTTTTTGAACCTTTTTCGCATCTCCGCCGCTTTTGTGTGCACGACTCACGAGCGAGGCTTCTTTCTGCCCGTCCGCGCGATGTtcatgatggtgatgatgacatTGGCTGGATAGAGCTagctatagagagagagagagcgctagagatagatagagagagagagtgtgtgtgcgcgagagGAGCGTCTTGCAGCAAAGGAGCGTCATTTATGCATGCATGCTTATTAAGTTTGGGGATTGTGTTTGAAGGAGAATGCAGCAGCCCAGCAGTGACCGGGGCTGATTCCGGTTCCCCAGCGGCTGGTGTTTCCCTGTCACCAAGTGCATGGGGAAAACAGTACACGCAGATGGCATGGACACTTGCGCAAGCCCATTCGCACTCAGTCCCCCAGCACCTTCTGCCCCGAGAGCACTGCAGCAGCGCCGCCGGCCGCCCCTGAGCCACAGCAGACGGCATGAGGAGGCTTGAT is part of the Carassius carassius chromosome 33, fCarCar2.1, whole genome shotgun sequence genome and harbors:
- the LOC132113899 gene encoding transcriptional activator protein Pur-alpha-like, with amino-acid sequence MADRDSGSEHGGFAAGPGPMQQGAASRLQHDTEELASKRVDIQNKRFYLDVKQNAKGRFLKIAEVGAGGNKSRLTLSMSVAVEFRDYLGDFIEHYAQLGPSNPDTVQDEPRRALKSEFLVRENRKYYMDLKENQRGRFLRIRQTVNRGPGPGPSQGQTIALPAQGLIEFRDALAKLIDDFGVDEDPAELPEGTSLTVDNKRFFFDVGSNKYGVFMRVSEVKPTYRNSITVPCKVWSKFGTTFSKYADEMKKIQERSRERRAREMLPEGLHEEDGDED